In Nicotiana tabacum cultivar K326 chromosome 10, ASM71507v2, whole genome shotgun sequence, the DNA window CAGGTTTGGCTTCCTTCTCCTCTTCTattctgaaattttaaaatttgctGATTCCTCATAAGCCTCAGGTGATTCTGCCGTAGTTCTTATTGATATTCATGGGCATCTAATGACTATCATACTAGCTTTTCTAGgcgtaaaaatattaaaaaacgaGTGAGCTGCAAAGAGACTATCCCGTTAGTTGTGCACCACCTAGCACTTAGCATATATTGTACTAATCATCAAAAGGAGCCAAGTATTTGATAGTTTTTAGTGCATAAACCACAGATTGGAAATGGTTCACATGACTCCATCACTCGGAGGTAATTGAGGCATGCAGTTgcttcattttcagatagcaatCGCATGTCTCATACAGAGATTTTGAATAATCATCACATTTGCTGAGGACAATACTCTTCAAAAAGATAATAAAGGAAAAGGAAGGCGTCAAAGGAGATGAGTCTCTTTGAACAGATATGTAGGTTTCATATCATCAAATTAGTAGATTCTAGTTGAGGGAGCTAATGATTTGATTTCTAGGAGTGAGTTCTTGCATGTctctttttgtaatttttcatttttggcgaCAGCACTACTTCTTAAtttttttgagaatttgcatGTTTGGTAAGTGGAAATGGTCAATTCATTGACTTGTTCCTTTTTTCTTGATCCAACAGAATCTCCTCTTATCCTCAAACGATGACAGCTCCACCTTGAAGATTGCTGATTTTGGGTTTGCAAGGTAAAGTTGCCCATATGGTAAATGTCTTTCTGCTGATGTACCTCTCTTCCTCCCCTTCCCTCTTTTGAATGACCTAAGATCCAGCAGTTCATCTGCCATTAAGAACACTTTTGCCAgaatttctttccttctttttccccCTCTGTTTAAGCTGCAAGCTTACTGGTTAAATGTTTCCTAAGTGGTGGGTGGTCCGTTCAAAATTCATAATGACTTAAACCACCTCTCTTTTGTTAGGTCTTTGCAACCTAGGGGCCTTGCTGAAACACTATGTGGTTCACCATTGTACATGGCTCCAGAAATAATGCAACTTCAAAAGTATGATGCAAAGGTGATATACTCTTTCTATGATTTCCATCCATAGTCTAATAGGAGTAGTATCATTTCAAGTTCCTATTAACTTTTGGCTGCAAACGCAGGCAGATCTCTGGAGCGTTGGTGCCATCCTGTTTCAGCTTGTAACAGGCAAAACCCCATTTACCGGAAACAATCAAATCCAGGTTTAATATCTTCTAAGCTAAGCATGCTTCTTATAGTGGCACTTTTCCAGTTCAATTTGATCGGCGATATTAAAATTCTTGACACAAAGTTCTAAACTTTTTCCCTCCATCTTTCCTGCAGTTGCTCCAGAACATATTAAAGTCCACTGAATTGCTGTTTCCTCCAAATGCAAAAAATTTAAGTTCTAACTGCATAGAGTTGTGTAAAAAATTGCTGCGCCGTAATCCAGGTACGTCATTTGAGTGGTCCAGATTTTAACTGTATAAAATCTTTCACAAACAGTCTTGAGTATACTTGTGTCATTGTTTCCTACACGCTTAGCCATTTTGAACCTTTCACATAGAGAGGATTTTGCATGATTTTCAGTATTTACCTTAACAATAATAAATCCGGAATTCTCATTACCCGACAATTTTcattaaaatttcaaaacttgTCTTTGGTGTATTCCATGAATCAACAGTGGAGCGGTTGACATTTGAAGAGTTCTTTAACCACCCATTTCTTGCAGAGAAGCAGCCAGATAAGCTGTCTTGGTAATGTGGTTAATGAAATCTAGTTATCGTTAGTACATATTGTTCATCTTTAGATCTGATTGATGTGTGGATATTGTCAGCAGGGATAGGAGACCTCAAAGGGTAATAGGTGGTTTTCCTATATCAGAAGGCTATCCTGTGAGGAACAGAGAGGAAACTTTTCAAGAAGATGGTTTACCCTTTAGTCTAGATGATGATTCCAGCGTTCCTGATGGTACTCCTTCATTTGCTGGGAGATTACCACAGAGGTTGTCACATGGATTTTCTTATGATGCAAAAGCTGAGAGGAAAGAAGGTTCTAGTAATACCCCACTCAAAACAGATAGTATTGGCTCGAGCCACAGACATACAGAAGGGAACCTGAGGGAATCTATTAATTTGAAGGACCATAGGCAAGCTACTACTCGTTCAAAAGGTTCTATTTTGCAACGCTCTTCCCAATTTCCATTTGCCTAGAATTTTGAGGAAATCTATGTTTTGCTTGGATCTATAGTTTTGGCTGATACCTATTCTGATTATGGTATTCACTCCATTCAACAGTGGTGGATTCGTTTGAGTTGATTGATCAGGACTATGTCATTGTTTCTGGGCCCCCCATGGACTCATATTCTTCAGCAGGTGCTTCTAGGCTTAGCAATATGCCATTCAGATCAAGCAGCTCCCTGCAAGCATCTGCGATTTTAGATCCTAGACCAAGTGACCCAGTGCCTATTATTGGTCCTCCAACTAGTAGAATAGATCATTTAGGAAGTTTGGAAAGTCCCTCATCTGCACCTGGAAGTTCACAAGGATGCACAGATATCATAAACCGTTTGGAGCAGCCGCCAACCGATGGCATGGCCAGAATAGAGTCCCTGCAACATTTTGCCTCTGCTATCATGGAATTAGTAAATGAGAAGGTAACTCATAGTGATGTCATTTTCTGTAAAACTGCATGTGTCAAT includes these proteins:
- the LOC107797291 gene encoding serine/threonine-protein kinase ATG1c-like isoform X1; this translates as MAQSMSRGGGRSVVGNYVVGKQIGAGSFSTVWHARHRAHGTEVAIKEIVTARLNNKLQDSLKSEIVILQKINHPNIIRLHDMIEEVGKIYIILEYCRGGDLSMYIQQRQGRIPEATAKHFMQQLASGLKILRDNNLIHRDLKPQNLLLSSNDDSSTLKIADFGFARSLQPRGLAETLCGSPLYMAPEIMQLQKYDAKADLWSVGAILFQLVTGKTPFTGNNQIQLLQNILKSTELLFPPNAKNLSSNCIELCKKLLRRNPVERLTFEEFFNHPFLAEKQPDKLSWDRRPQRVIGGFPISEGYPVRNREETFQEDGLPFSLDDDSSVPDGTPSFAGRLPQRLSHGFSYDAKAERKEGSSNTPLKTDSIGSSHRHTEGNLRESINLKDHRQATTRSKVVDSFELIDQDYVIVSGPPMDSYSSAGASRLSNMPFRSSSSLQASAILDPRPSDPVPIIGPPTSRIDHLGSLESPSSAPGSSQGCTDIINRLEQPPTDGMARIESLQHFASAIMELVNEKVEASRHLEAFSIQLVSLAIWKQALDICHTQAASAIEGSPNQETIRLREIMKKGQASLNIKKHLDATNILGPENVCSHIEKAFLSEVGNAEELAKHIEPGNSVVPDAMEMIFQSALALGRKGAVDEYMGRTENAVVFYSKAVRLLKFLQVEAPSLILNPPFSLTNSDRYRLQNYIDVLNNRQSVSRSQMMALLKCEDQHCSP
- the LOC107797291 gene encoding serine/threonine-protein kinase ATG1c-like, producing MAQSMSRGGGRSVVGNYVVGKQIGAGSFSTVWHARHRAHGTEVAIKEIVTARLNNKLQDSLKSEIVILQKINHPNIIRLHDMIEEVGKIYIILEYCRGGDLSMYIQQRQGRIPEATAKHFMQQLASGLKILRDNNLIHRDLKPQNLLLSSNDDSSTLKIADFGFARSLQPRGLAETLCGSPLYMAPEIMQLQKYDAKADLWSVGAILFQLVTGKTPFTGNNQIQLLQNILKSTELLFPPNAKNLSSNCIELCKKLLRRNPVERLTFEEFFNHPFLAEKQPDKLSCRDRRPQRVIGGFPISEGYPVRNREETFQEDGLPFSLDDDSSVPDGTPSFAGRLPQRLSHGFSYDAKAERKEGSSNTPLKTDSIGSSHRHTEGNLRESINLKDHRQATTRSKVVDSFELIDQDYVIVSGPPMDSYSSAGASRLSNMPFRSSSSLQASAILDPRPSDPVPIIGPPTSRIDHLGSLESPSSAPGSSQGCTDIINRLEQPPTDGMARIESLQHFASAIMELVNEKVEASRHLEAFSIQLVSLAIWKQALDICHTQAASAIEGSPNQETIRLREIMKKGQASLNIKKHLDATNILGPENVCSHIEKAFLSEVGNAEELAKHIEPGNSVVPDAMEMIFQSALALGRKGAVDEYMGRTENAVVFYSKAVRLLKFLQVEAPSLILNPPFSLTNSDRYRLQNYIDVLNNRQSVSRSQMMALLKCEDQHCSP